Below is a window of Ovis aries strain OAR_USU_Benz2616 breed Rambouillet chromosome 20, ARS-UI_Ramb_v3.0, whole genome shotgun sequence DNA.
GAGTCCAGGCTGAGCAGAGTTCAAGCTGGGGCTTAAGAGTATggtagagaaaagagaagtgtCCTGTGTCTCAAATCTCAGAGACCCACACAGGGCCAGGATCCTGAGTGATTCATAAAGACATTAGTGAATACAGGTTTGGTTCTTTCATATGAGGGATTTGGCCTCCATGGCATGGAAATAAAGGATTGATTATTACTCTGAAGTCACTGGGAGATCCATGATCAAAGCAAGTACACCAGCCTCTGCAAATCCTCAATCTCCCCTTCATGTTTCTTTATAGATTgccttttcacttctgttttcattgcttccatttcctgtttgaaatttgtttttctaatgTCTCTGACCTTTCCCCCTTTCCCCTAACTTCTCTTTGCTGCTTTCCTTCTCTCAGTTTATcctcatcttttcctttcttaactgctttttcttttcaccCCTCCCCGCTTGCCTATTCAGACCTTAACCCACTGCTTTCCCACAGCTGCTTCTATTACTGAATGCTTCACATTTCAACGGTTCTCTTCTCCAAATGATCTCTACTTTTGGACCtgcattttttcaatttttcacttaaATGTTGATTCTCTTcatatgtgtttttgtttttcatctcaCCTGATTAACTGCTCTCTAAGAatttggtttgttgtttttgttgttcagtcgctcagttgtgcctgactctgtgaccccatgggctgcagcacacaaggccttcctgtctttcaccatctcctggagcttgctcaaactcatgtccattgagttggtgaagacatccaatcatctcatcctctgtcatccccttctcctcctgccttcaatctttcccagcatcagggtcttttctaatgagtcagctctttgcatcaggtggccaaagtattggagcttcagtatcagtccttccagtgaatattcaggggtgattccctttaggattgactggttcaatctccttacaatccaagggactctgacaagagtcttttccaacaccacagttcaaaaacatcatcaattcttcagcactcaggcttccttatggtccaactctcacatccatacatgactactggaaaaaccatagactagatggaactttgtcagcaaagtaatgactatgctttttaatatgctgtctaggtttgtcagagcttttctttagAAGCTATTATTATTGACTTTCAATAGATTACCTATAAATTCTatctaaagaaaattttaaagtggcTTTCCTCTACCTTAAGGTGCtcaagttacattttaaaatttattatttaaatcttCAAACTGTTGTTAGCAGAAAATCTTCAGAGACATCTTATTTGGGAGGCCAATATATAAAACTAATTAAAGTGAAGCTGTTTTGGTGGTAAGGGACCTAGAGCCTTGAAGCCTCCTTGAGAAATCCTTAAGGCAGCGGTAGGGGTCACACAGGCAAAATGAACGAAGGGAGGTATATAAGACAGTAGGAAGCTGTGAGGCAGTGGGGACCATGTCTTGCTAGACAATAGTCAGGTTTAGCCAATTGTTCCCACATGGGAATGTGGTGCCTGGTGTTGCCACATCATGCATTTTTGTAAGAGAATCTGGAAAGTCAGATTTTATGTAAAATCTCTTTAAGTAATGGCAATAATTTTATATTACCAAGAGATAATCATAATTTGTGAGAAAAATGCATGCACAGGCTAAATAGAACCCATTGGCCTGTTTGCTTTCTCTGATTTAAGATGCAAAAGGTCACTGGGAAATTGCAAGATAAATCTTGCTCCACCACCCCTAACCTATCCTACCCATGCAAGTCATAGTTCATTCCAATATTATTATTGGAATATTATTCCAATGGCTTTTGTAGTACACAATATTTTTAGTGTATATAGTTCATAGGCTAATATATTTTATCAAGCTAACCAAAaactcatagtttttttttttaagtgtagatCAGATGTTAATTCTAAATTCATactttagccaaaaaaaaaaaaaaaaaaaagagggaagaatggaaagggaaggagaaaagaaaacagtagtAATCTCTAAAATCTCGTTATATGTCTAACAGAACATTTAGATTGCTGGAGCCACTTGCTTCAGAGAAGAAAAGTTTCAGAATAATGAAATGAACCCTTCCAATGTCCTAGTTCAtcacatgatgtgctcagtgGCAGAACATCAGTGTTTTGTTTGGTAAACTGTCAGGTGCTTGTCTATCTCAGCTTCTATAAGTATTTCTGAGTGACTGCTGAAATTGCAATAGTGATCACAGAGTTCCCTACATCTAGCTGTGCTTTTTTGATGTCCCACAGGAATGAGCATAGATGGAAAATTCTACATAACTCTGGACATTACCAGGGCTTCTCTTCAGTGTGGATTTGCTGATGTACAATGAGGTGTGAGCTCTGCCGGAAAGCTTTTCCACACACATGGCATTCATATGGCTTCTCTCCGGTGTGGATTCTTCGGTGTCCCAGAAGATGTGAGCTATAGCCGAAAGCTTTCCCACACACATCACACTCATAGGGCCTCTCTCCACTGTGCATTCTCTGGTGTCCAACAAGAGCTGAACTATGACTGAAAGCCTTTCCACACTCATCACATTCATATGGTTTCTCCCCActgtggcttctctggtgatGGAAGAGGCCTGAGCTCTGGCTGAAGCTTTTCCCACACTCACTACACTGGtatggcttctctccagtatgaactctctgatgttgtATCAGGTGTGAGCTCAGACAGAAAGCTTTCCCACAGTCCTTGCACTGgtaaggtttctctcctgtgtgggTCCTCTGGTGTCGAATAAGGCCTGAGTTGTAATGAAAAGCTTTCCCACAGTAATTACACTGGTATGGTTTCTCTTCTGTGTGGGTCCTCTGGTGTCGAATAAGGCCTGCGCTATAATGAAAAGCTTTCCCACACTCACTACATTGGAAAGGTTTTTCTCCAGAGTGGATCCTTTGATGCTGAACAAGATGTGCCCTGTAATAAAAGCCTTTCTCACACTCATCACACTGATGTGGTTTTAACTGGCTATGTATTCTCTGATGGTCAGTAAGCTCTGAGCTCTGAATGAAAGTTTTGCCACATACATTACATGAATAGGATCTCTCTCCAGGGTGGATTCTTTTATGTCTAATGAGACTTGACTTTAGAGTGAATCTTTTCCCACATTCATCACACTTGTATCTCTTCTCATTTGAAGTGTTTCTCTGATATGTTTCCATCCATCCTTTATGATCTTGGGTTTCTCCACATTCAAAAGCCTCTCCATTGATTTGGTCTGATAACTTTTCTTGGGATTCCATATCTACAGTAAGTTCCTGCTTTTCATCAggttcttctttctttattcttatcACATCACCTGAAGTAAAAAACACAGTATTCAAATGTCACTGAAATatataggaaataaaatgaaacatttattagACATACACAGCTTCAATATACTAACAAAATGACTTTACAACATTTGAAGAGGAAATCGGGAGATGGCAAAGGAAGAGAAGATTAGCAGCCACTGGACGGGGAGGGAGTGATTCAAGAAAAGAGTGGAGAAAAATCAGGGAGGATGAAGAGGGATCCAATGAATAATCACTGTAAACAATAGAAGATCTCAGATAAGAGTGGGTTCATCAGGGAGACCACAAGTTGGGTAGAGAGGGATGAAAGAGCAGAAACTGTGGGAGTAACAAAACAAGACAGGAAGCCAGCAATGGCAGGTATCAAGATGGAAGCATGAAACAACTTTGTGCAGAGTGTTCTAAGGAATAATGGGAAGACCTCTAGGAATATTAAAACATGAGAGATCAGCCAAAGAGAAGTATCACATGTCCAAACATGCAGAACAAGGAGATTAGACTTTAGACACACAGGATAAAAGAGACAGAAATTGCTTTAGCTCCCAGAGACATTATTACTCTTCTTACAAAGAACACTGAGAATCTGTCAAATCTGAAAGTACACTCTGTGGGTTATCTGAGACTGAAATTCTCAAGAAAACAGCACTAACACAGAGAAGGTTCTTTAGCAGACCCTAGCCTCCCATCTAACCTCATCCAAGGAAAGCATGATCACATAATTCCTTTGCCTGTCTTTCCTACAGAAGTTCCTCTGAGTAGAGTCCCAACAACCCCCACTCTTTCAGGGTGAGAGATGCAGCcacttcctcaatgatcaatagtttctgaaaaaaaaagtgagagattATCCCATTCAAGCCATGTTCTCCCTGCAGTAATCACATTTTTAGGGCCCAGAGTAAAGGGCAGAATTTATAACCATGTAGAAATAATGCAGGGAAAAGTGGTTTGCTTTGTGTGACAAAAGACGCTAAATGGAGGAAAAGACAGCTTGGAGACAGTCACACTGGCCATCTTTCAAACCCAccaatttccttcccatttggttTTGCACATGCCCTTCTGGCCTACAATGCTTTCCACCTCTACTATTCATTTGGTTGATTCCTATTCTACTTTTAGGATTAGTTAGCatgttatttggagaaggcaatggcaacccactccagtactcttgcctggaaaatcccatgggcagaggagcctggtaggctgcagtccacaggttcgcaaagagtgggacacgactgagcaccttcactttcacttttcactttcatgcattggagaaggaaagggcaacccactccagtattcttgcctggagaatcccagggatggcagagccttttgggttgccgtctatggggtcgcacagagttggacatgactgaagtgacttagcagcagcagcagcagcagcagtgcattattttcttaaagaggCCTCTGACATATCTCTCTCCCCATATACAATCTATCACAGCATATTTATTTGTGTGGTTATTTGTTTAATGCCTCTGTCATCAGACTGTTGTAAGCTCCATGAAAACAGATCATGTCCACTCTGTTTATTATACCCAATGCCTTCCACAGTGCCTGGAATATAACAGGTACTTAATATACATCTGCTGAATAATGAACGATTCTAAGGTCTTCAGGGGAGCTATATGACCTACGTGTCAACACTAACCACAATCCTGTTGGTGTTGAGGGTCCTGAAGCTGGATTTCCATGGTGTGAGGCTGGAGATATGCTGCTTTCTTAGCTGGATCCAGAGGTACTGATGTCTCAGAAAGTACTTCCTGTGTCCAAGCGTGGGTTGATACCTGAGGATAAGCAAGCTCATTTAGGCAACTGAAGGGCCCACAAGTAAATGATCCCCAGAGATCCCACAAAGGACCAGCTTGGATGCCCACTTCCCAACTCTGTCTCCATGGAGCATAGGGCCCTTTCCTATCTGCTGGCCTGATTAATTTAACTTCCTCTCCAGATCTTCCAGCATAGCCACTGCCTCTTCCCCACTCTCTGGATTGCTTCTGTATCCAGTCCTGCAGTTCCTCAGGCAGTATGGTTGAGCTGCGCCAGCACCTCCAAGTCCAACGTCTGCTCCTTGGTGGGTATCTCAGGCCTTACACGGCTCATAGTAGAATACCCAGAGCTGGCACAAGACTGCAAAGGACCACGGAGTCTCTTGGTAGCAGAACTATGGGAAGTGGTTGTGGAATAACTCCTGGTTGTTTTGGCTGCTCTCTTTTGGGCCAGATTTCTTATTCCCAGCATGCCCTTTTTTATTAGTTACTTCAAAGAGCCCCTATTGACTCTTTAGGAACCTCTAGAAGGAAAACAGTGGCCATTCTTGCTCCAATGGGCCAAGAGGAGGATTGCTGCTACAAGTGTTATCCTTTAGGGCACACTCCTAGGGTTACAGAAACCACAGTTAAAAAGATAGGAAGGCTGATTCAACATTTGAGTTCACACACTAAGTTCAATCTTTCTGTTctagaagaaaaaggaagttcAACCCTAAATTAAAGAgaattcaataaagaaaatgtaaaaaatagaagTTTAAGGCAATTCATACCTTTTTCTAAATAGGAGAAGGAATGTTTGTCAAGAGACAACATTTTTGACAATACTGGGAATACTGTTGGATGCCTTATTCCTCCAAATAACAGCCAAACAATTAGTTGATATGGCCAAGCTAAGTTTATTCTTATGAGAGATGGACAGCACTTTGATAGTCTTGCTAGTGCCTCCTAGGGGAGAAGGCAAAGTCAGAATATTTATGAGGTTTGGGGGGCAGATCTTTCAAGGCAGGATAAGAATTGGGCAAGTTTAGTGATACAGTAGTACAGGTGAAGATTTTCACTTGAAGGTTTTGAAAAGTCTAAATCCTATCTATTGAAAGTTGAAGTGTTTGATATTCACAAAAATGGATTGAGGGCCAAGGTGTTAAAACACATAATTATCAGTAACTTTTATCTTTTAGGGCAAGTAAAGTTATGTtgataaagaaatagaaaggtGAAGTCACGCTTAGGGAAGACAGTTGAATACTAAAATTATGTTAGTGTAGGTAGCAGGCTGTGTGGGTATagatgctttcaattttccatGTAATAGGAGACTTAAGCAGGGCCTATGGGTttagcaatgccaaagaatgctcaaaccactgaacaactgcactcatctcacacgctagtaaagtaatgctcaaaattctccaagccaggcttcagcaatacgtgaaccgtgaacttccagatgttcaagcaggttttagaaaagacagaggaaccagagatcaaactgccaacatccgctggatcatggaaaaagcaagagagttccaaaaaaacatctatttctgctttattgactacgccaaagcctttgactgtgtggatcacaataaactgtggaaaattctgaacgagatgggaataccagaccacctgacctgcctcttgagaaacctatatgcaggtcaggaaacaacagttaaaactggacatggaacaacagactggctccaaataggaaaaggagtatgtcaagtctgtatattgtcaccctgcttatttaacttatctgcagagcacatcatgagaaacgctgggctggaagaagcacaagctggaatcaagattgctgggagaaatatcaatcacctcagatatgcagatgacaccacccttatggcagaaagtgaagaggaactaaaagcctcttgatgaaagtgaaagtggagagtgaaaaagttggtttaaagttcaacattcagaaaacgaagatcatggcatctggtcccatcacttcatgggaaatagatggggaaacagtggaaacagtgtcagactttattttttggggctccaaaatcactgcagatggtaactgcagccatgaaattaaaagatgcttactccttggaagaaaagttataaccaacctagatagcatattgaaaagcagagacattactttgccaacagaggttcatctagtcaaggctatggtttttccagtcgtcatgtatggatgtgagagttggactgtgaagaaagctgagtgccgaagaattgatgcttttgaactgtggtgttggagaagactcttgagagtccgttccttggactgcaaccagtccattctgaagatcagccctaggatttcttttggaaggaatgatgctaaagctgaaactccagtactttggccacctcatgcaaagagttgcctcattggaaaagactctgatggtgggagggattgggggcaggagaaggggacgacagaggatgagatgtctggatggcatcactgactcgatggacctgagtctgggtgaactctgggagttggtgatggacagggaggcctggcgagctgcgattcatggggtcgcaaggagtcggataccactgagcgactgaactgaactgatggatttaGGTGGACTAACAATTGATTAGCATGATGGGCAGTGATTAAGAGCCTAGGCTTTGGATTCCAAAAGACCTCGGCTTGAATACTGTCATGTTTTCTAATACGTGGTAGcttggagcctggcgggctgccgtctatggggtcacacagagtcagacacgaccgaagtgacttagcagcagcagcaacatctccAAACTCTTCCCCTCTGTAAAAATAcctagaggcttttttttttttttttaaacttgctaCCTAGAGGCttttaaacaatgttttattttgaaataacgttaaacttactaaaatttttttttaaaaaggtacacAACAGTCCCTATAACCTTCACTCAGCTTCCCGTAATATTAACATACATCTTATATAACCACAGCACAATtccaaaaccagaaaaatgttACAATGCGATTAACTAAACAGCAGATCTTATTATACAGCgtctttttaagaataaattaaattCAGTGCGTGGCACTTAGTAAGACCTCAGTTTAGAGTGCTGCAGTTAACCACTGTGACTTGGTCACCCAGCCGTTGGCTCCAGGCATGACACTTCTAGGGTTCCGGACACAGAACAGAGGACCACGCAAGGAGGCCCTCTAGTGCCTTCTCCGTACCTAGCATCTTTTACTCACTGGGCAGCTTTGGTAAACACCTCCACTTTACCAGCCGCAGGAGAAAGACTGTTTCAGGAATAACtcaagataaaggatatggagtcCACTTACACATGTTGTCTTCTACTAGTTTAAATCTTCGAGCGAATAAGACAATATAGTAAGTTAACCATCCAGATTACAACCCCCTTTCCCGTTTACCGCACTGGCACATCACGGTGCCCCAGCCTCGGAAAGTATTGACTGTCTGTGTATCCTTTAAGCCACAAGGCTGACCATAAAAGGCTTCCGGGAGTAGGCGGCCGAGTTGGACAAACGGATGGCCCTTATAGAACTCCTCGGATTAATATCAGTGACCCAGGAGTCCGAGTCTCAGAAACTTTCTGGAGCGCTGGCCGGCAGGGGGGCGGGCTCCTGTGGAGTCTCCGCCGGCACTTCCAGCGCCGGCAGAGCAAGGCAGTGACTCCCCCGACCCGCGCCCGACCGACCTGGGGGTCCCACCGCGACGACTGGCTGTCTTCCCGCCAGTCTTATCCCGGCCCAAGGGAGGCGGCCGCACTTACCGATCCAGCCTCAGACCTGCCGCCAGCGGAAGTGCGTCCGTGAACCCTGCCCGGCCGTGCGCCCCCGCTTCCGGCGGCTTCGGAGGAAAGGTCCGAGCCGTGTAGTGTGGCCGACACCCCCGCGAAGTCTGCACATGGGGACACGTATGTCTGTGGCGTTTTGATTCATAACTCTCCTCCTCTTAAAAAGAGGATCTGAATGCCAGCTCCGAGGCTTTGAGTTCCTAGGCCCTCTCCTGTTCGGGGCGGCAGGCAGGGACATTCCCAGGAGTGCTTCCCCTCCGACCACCACTTCTCTGTTCCTATTCACTGACCCGAGTACTCGCGTCCTCCCTGCCAGCCTACCTCTCTGGACAGCATCCGCCACTCCGTCCCGACCTCCATCAACTTGAATATATTTACCAGGCAGACACATCGCTCAACCAGAATGTGTCCGCAGCATTGCCATCAGCACAATCACTCAGTCTTGACCCgcagggagaggaaaggaaagaaaaaggattaaGGATCGTTGATGAGTACGGTGTTGTTCGTTCAATTTACAATCCGGAAACAAGCAAAGAGCaaagtgatttgcccaagtttGCACAGCCAGGGACAGGATGCGCACCACGCATGCGTGACCCAGACCTGTCCTGGGCTCCCTACGACGTGGCCACAGTGAGGGCTGCAAAGCCAGAGACCACCGCTGCTCAAGTTAAAATGACAGTTTTCAGGCTTAATGTGTGACActtaaaaatgaaactgttaCAGGGTTCTTTCAGCTGTATGCAATGTAATGTTGGTTAGGAGCTGTTCAGTACTATAATAGGCGCCAGGAGTACAGCGAAAGTACAGGAAGGAGATTGTTCTTGGTCTAAGAAGCTTAGAGTCCAGCTGGGGACACGGACTAGCGAGTGCTTAGAAACTTCTGATATGGAGTTGGGCAAGTTGTACTGGAATCCTGAGTTGTCCGGATTATTGGCTAAACTTTAACAAACCCATTTCCTCTACAAATGAGAGATACTAGTAGTTCGCAGGAGTACTGTTGTCaggttggtttattttttttcgTGGACGGACTAAATAGTTCAAAGCAACAGGCAAgttacagctcagttcagctcaagcAGATAGATGTTTTATTAGACACAGACTCTCAAAACATAGGAGCAGGTCGCCTCCACATACTCCTTATGTattagctgttcagtcatgtccgactctttacgaccccatggactgtacctgccaggctcctctgtctatggaattctccaggcaagaataatggagtgagttgcccctcccttctccaggagatctcccagACTCAAGGATCTAATTCAGGaatctgcactgcaggtagattctttaccatctgtgccatcagggaagtgcaTATTCCTTggcttcctgtctctctctctctcttttttttttttttttttgccctgtgCAAAATAGGGCTTATACCTGCCACCAATcaatgaaaaggaatgcaaataGGCATATGCTCAAGGTCAATTGACATTTGCAAGTTATATAACAGCACATCTGTTTTATCTgttcccataattcagtctgttataatcagatgtatatatgtgtagaatatttatgaaccaTCAatgggctgtatattgtcaccctgcttatttaacttctatagagagtacatcatgagaaactctgggctagaagcacaagctggaatcaagattgccgggagaaatatcaataacctcagatatgcagacgacaccacccttatggcagaaagtgaagaggaactaaaaagcctcttgatgaaggtgaaagaagagaatgaaaaaggaaagttatgaccagcctagatagcacattcaaaagcagagacattactttgccaacaaaggtccgtctagtcaaggctatggtttttccagtagtcatgtatggatgtgagagttggactgtgaagaaagctgaatgccaaagaattgatgcttttgaactgtggtgttggagaagacttttgagagtcccttggactgcaagaagatccaaccagtccattctaaaggagatcagtcctgggagttcattggaaggtctgatgtttgagctgaaactccaatattttggccacctgatgcgaagagttaactcattggaaaagaccttgatgctgggaaggattgagggtgagaggagaaggggatgacagaggatgagatggctggatggcattaccgactggATGggtgtgagtttgggtaaactcggggagctggtgatggacagggaggcctggtgtgctgggattcatggggttgcagtcggacacgactgagcaactgaattgaactgaactgaatgggggcCTATCTGAGTAAGTTACTCAGGGGAAGTCCCTGTGGTTAGTTTGTATCCACTGTATACCTAGGGCACATGTGCTAGAGTTGAAAAAatctctgtggttattttgtagcATATTTGGAGCTCTCCTGGGTGTGTCTGGGAAGAGGTTTAGAGGTCTCTACATTGATACTAGCTTGCATCCTTTTCAGCAAGGGCAACCCTCCTTGCTCATGCCTACCTTACTACCTAACTCTGTGATGAATTAGGAAATATTACACTGACTGCAATGTTACAATGCAACACATAGTAACTTACTGTTTTCATAAGAATTACAATAAAAACCATTTGGTAATTCAATTTCTTACCTTTAGGCAAGAATCCTTATTATTTGATTCTaggcagtgagtgagtgaacttGAAACTACCAGAAAAAAGTGAGACTCATTTTTGTTATTCCTGCACCTTTGTCTTAAACAGAGTGGCAATTCATTTGTTGCACAATAAAGTTTAATTGTTGCGAGTGCCACAGAGAATGAGCGCTTCAAAACTTCTTTGGCAGACACCCCAAAaggtttctttaagaaaattaggaaCCCAGGGAGAGAACAGAATCTTCTGGAAAAATCCAACAGCTGATGGGCTGTAACTTGTACAGAATGCTTCCACTCTGCAGGCTTTTTCAGTTGGTATATGGAATAGGAAACAGGTGTTGggggaaatgttttctttctacaTTTCTAGGTTCTTTGGTTGGTCTTGTAATTGACATATACCATtctcaggagaaaaacaaatcaaaatttgTATGTATAGGAGCCCTGAAAATACGAAGGGCTTATATGCCATCCTGACTTAATGAATGGAATAGGGGTCTGGGCTTCAAAGGGCAGGAGGGTAATTCACAGGATAAGAAGAGCAGATGTTTGGTAACTAGGTGTTTGCCGTGCCATATATAGATgtctttcagattaaaaaaagttATCTCTGAtaataactctctctctctctctttttttttttagcacatgCTCCCTATCTAAATTCTTTCACGTAGTTAAGGGAGAGGTGAAAGTATTTCCTGAGTCTTCTGGGGTGATAGATTTCAACTCAAAATA
It encodes the following:
- the LOC114108620 gene encoding zinc finger protein 501-like isoform X2; amino-acid sequence: MEVGTEWRMLSREVSTHAWTQEVLSETSVPLDPAKKAAYLQPHTMEIQLQDPQHQQDCGDVIRIKKEEPDEKQELTVDMESQEKLSDQINGEAFECGETQDHKGWMETYQRNTSNEKRYKCDECGKRFTLKSSLIRHKRIHPGERSYSCNVCGKTFIQSSELTDHQRIHSQLKPHQCDECEKGFYYRAHLVQHQRIHSGEKPFQCSECGKAFHYSAGLIRHQRTHTEEKPYQCNYCGKAFHYNSGLIRHQRTHTGEKPYQCKDCGKAFCLSSHLIQHQRVHTGEKPYQCSECGKSFSQSSGLFHHQRSHSGEKPYECDECGKAFSHSSALVGHQRMHSGERPYECDVCGKAFGYSSHLLGHRRIHTGEKPYECHVCGKAFRQSSHLIVHQQIHTEEKPW
- the LOC114108620 gene encoding zinc finger protein 239-like isoform X4, giving the protein MESQEKLSDQINGEAFECGETQDHKGWMETYQRNTSNEKRYKCDECGKRFTLKSSLIRHKRIHPGERSYSCNVCGKTFIQSSELTDHQRIHSQLKPHQCDECEKGFYYRAHLVQHQRIHSGEKPFQCSECGKAFHYSAGLIRHQRTHTEEKPYQCNYCGKAFHYNSGLIRHQRTHTGEKPYQCKDCGKAFCLSSHLIQHQRVHTGEKPYQCSECGKSFSQSSGLFHHQRSHSGEKPYECDECGKAFSHSSALVGHQRMHSGERPYECDVCGKAFGYSSHLLGHRRIHTGEKPYECHVCGKAFRQSSHLIVHQQIHTEEKPW
- the LOC114108620 gene encoding zinc finger protein 239-like isoform X3, with product MEIQLQDPQHQQDCGDVIRIKKEEPDEKQELTVDMESQEKLSDQINGEAFECGETQDHKGWMETYQRNTSNEKRYKCDECGKRFTLKSSLIRHKRIHPGERSYSCNVCGKTFIQSSELTDHQRIHSQLKPHQCDECEKGFYYRAHLVQHQRIHSGEKPFQCSECGKAFHYSAGLIRHQRTHTEEKPYQCNYCGKAFHYNSGLIRHQRTHTGEKPYQCKDCGKAFCLSSHLIQHQRVHTGEKPYQCSECGKSFSQSSGLFHHQRSHSGEKPYECDECGKAFSHSSALVGHQRMHSGERPYECDVCGKAFGYSSHLLGHRRIHTGEKPYECHVCGKAFRQSSHLIVHQQIHTEEKPW
- the LOC114108620 gene encoding zinc finger protein 501-like isoform X1; the protein is MCLPGKYIQVDGGRDGVADAVQRDFAGVSATLHGSDLSSEAAGSGGARPGRVHGRTSAGGRSEAGSVSTHAWTQEVLSETSVPLDPAKKAAYLQPHTMEIQLQDPQHQQDCGDVIRIKKEEPDEKQELTVDMESQEKLSDQINGEAFECGETQDHKGWMETYQRNTSNEKRYKCDECGKRFTLKSSLIRHKRIHPGERSYSCNVCGKTFIQSSELTDHQRIHSQLKPHQCDECEKGFYYRAHLVQHQRIHSGEKPFQCSECGKAFHYSAGLIRHQRTHTEEKPYQCNYCGKAFHYNSGLIRHQRTHTGEKPYQCKDCGKAFCLSSHLIQHQRVHTGEKPYQCSECGKSFSQSSGLFHHQRSHSGEKPYECDECGKAFSHSSALVGHQRMHSGERPYECDVCGKAFGYSSHLLGHRRIHTGEKPYECHVCGKAFRQSSHLIVHQQIHTEEKPW